Proteins from a single region of Nodularia sp. LEGE 06071:
- a CDS encoding GuaB3 family IMP dehydrogenase-related protein — translation MEIQLGRGKTARRAYGIDEIALVPGSRTLDPSLADTKWTIGNIEREIPIIASAMDGVVDVKMAVKLSQLGALGVINLEGIQTRYADPEPILDRIASVGKSEFVSLMQELYAEPIKPELIEKRIQEIKLQGGIAAVSATPAAASKYGEIVAKAGADLFFVQATVVSTAHLSPDSIVPLDLAEFCRSMPIPVALGNCVTYEVTLNLLKAGAAAVLVGIGPGAACTSRGVLGVGIPQATAIADCAAARDDYYQETGNYIPIIADGGLITGGDICKCIACGADGVMIGSPFARAAEAPGRGYHWGMATPSPVLPRGTRISVGTTGTLEQILIGPAGLDDGTHNLVGALKTSMGTLGAKNIKEMQQVEVVIAPSLLTEGKVYQKAQQLGMGK, via the coding sequence GTGGAAATTCAACTTGGGCGGGGAAAAACAGCTCGTAGAGCTTATGGAATTGATGAAATTGCTCTAGTCCCTGGTAGCAGAACACTCGATCCGAGTCTGGCAGATACAAAGTGGACTATTGGCAATATTGAGCGAGAAATCCCAATCATTGCCAGTGCAATGGATGGCGTAGTCGATGTCAAGATGGCTGTAAAACTGTCACAGTTAGGAGCATTAGGAGTCATCAACTTAGAAGGAATCCAAACTCGCTATGCTGACCCAGAGCCGATTTTAGATCGAATTGCCTCGGTTGGGAAAAGTGAATTTGTTTCCTTAATGCAAGAACTTTATGCCGAACCGATAAAGCCGGAATTAATTGAAAAACGTATTCAGGAAATTAAACTTCAAGGTGGCATTGCGGCGGTGAGTGCTACCCCAGCCGCAGCCAGTAAATATGGTGAGATAGTGGCAAAAGCTGGGGCAGATTTATTTTTTGTGCAGGCTACGGTAGTCTCTACGGCACATTTATCGCCAGATTCGATAGTTCCCTTGGATTTGGCGGAATTTTGCCGTTCTATGCCCATCCCAGTGGCGTTGGGGAACTGTGTGACCTATGAAGTTACCTTAAATTTGTTGAAAGCTGGGGCGGCTGCGGTATTAGTGGGAATTGGCCCTGGAGCGGCTTGTACCTCTCGTGGTGTTTTGGGTGTGGGTATACCACAAGCAACGGCGATCGCCGATTGTGCCGCCGCCAGAGATGATTATTATCAGGAAACTGGTAACTACATTCCGATTATTGCCGATGGCGGTTTAATCACTGGTGGAGACATTTGTAAGTGCATCGCCTGCGGTGCCGATGGTGTGATGATTGGTTCTCCCTTTGCCAGAGCCGCCGAAGCTCCAGGCCGGGGTTATCATTGGGGAATGGCAACTCCTAGCCCAGTCCTGCCTCGTGGGACCCGCATTAGCGTTGGGACGACTGGTACCCTAGAGCAAATACTCATCGGACCCGCCGGACTAGATGATGGCACTCATAACCTTGTGGGAGCCTTAAAAACTAGCATGGGGACATTAGGAGCCAAAAACATTAAAGAAATGCAGCAAGTTGAAGTGGTAATTGCTCCTTCCCTACTAACCGAAGGTAAAGTATACCAAAAAGCCCAACAATTAGGCATGGGTAAATAA
- a CDS encoding flotillin family protein: MLFWLTFIQSLPTIPVSEISPIQLQPKQDQNRTFAQTISPVTVPPTIAQINNGLVLPGVIAALIFLLLLSLYAYTRIYVVTPNNEAFVRTGGLFTKKKSVILYGGCIVLPGFHQLTRVPLREISIDVERTGKMAVRTKDYLRADIRVTFYVCINASEEDVLKAAARLSQSGTIISSDDIKNALEKRADDAIRAAAKTKEIAEIDSDKLGFAQEVLNLVGPDLKKVGLTLNNIAISEILESVTYDPDSFFDAQGVRLRTEIIQRSIQQKREVELTTQVAIEQKELDAQKRSLQIAQEQESARLEQKFQVEALKAQREREIQEAKDKEAAAIQRSRILQEKSVEEEEIRKKLSLQQSQIDADIALEERNKHLNVSQSLQKQEAEIAEISRKQKVEAGRLKAQVEIVESEKLARIAQEDLEIAISAKKRESFLAQAQQATAEASVQTAGEIEKAERNKRLSTIAAEREAQQRSISDRNVVEIDAFRRRRQAEIAQEAAELEAEAIRILAAANRDKVLAEAEALKVKIAAENTISNANLTAQMLTTIWPGLADKLPEILTALAPQPGVLGDTRIYSFPGANGSNGAQDINKLMLSTSGLSLINTLLDEGKLGELIGQVSQLVRSNNQVITDTDSNLSLINNSIPTHSQSNKEIG, from the coding sequence ATGTTATTTTGGTTAACTTTTATCCAGTCTTTACCAACTATTCCTGTCTCAGAAATTTCCCCAATTCAGTTACAACCAAAACAAGACCAAAACAGAACATTCGCTCAAACTATCTCACCAGTCACAGTTCCACCAACGATTGCTCAAATCAATAATGGCTTGGTATTACCAGGAGTTATTGCTGCTTTAATTTTCTTACTTTTATTAAGCTTATATGCTTATACAAGAATTTATGTAGTCACACCCAATAACGAGGCTTTCGTCAGGACTGGGGGTTTGTTCACTAAAAAGAAATCGGTGATTCTTTATGGTGGTTGTATTGTTTTACCAGGATTTCATCAACTCACCCGTGTGCCTCTGCGAGAAATTTCTATTGATGTAGAACGCACGGGAAAAATGGCTGTGCGGACTAAAGATTATCTGAGAGCAGATATTAGAGTCACATTTTATGTGTGTATAAATGCCTCAGAAGAAGATGTTTTGAAAGCAGCAGCCAGATTATCTCAAAGTGGTACAATAATTAGCTCTGACGACATTAAAAATGCCTTAGAAAAACGGGCAGATGATGCCATTAGAGCCGCAGCCAAAACCAAAGAAATCGCCGAAATTGATTCGGATAAATTGGGTTTTGCTCAAGAAGTGTTGAACTTAGTGGGGCCAGATTTGAAAAAAGTCGGCTTAACTTTGAATAATATTGCCATTTCGGAAATTTTAGAAAGTGTTACCTATGATCCTGATAGTTTCTTTGATGCCCAAGGTGTGCGCTTACGAACCGAAATTATTCAGCGTTCGATTCAACAAAAACGGGAAGTTGAATTAACAACTCAAGTAGCAATTGAGCAAAAAGAACTAGATGCCCAAAAGCGATCGCTACAAATTGCCCAAGAACAAGAAAGTGCCAGATTAGAGCAAAAATTTCAAGTAGAGGCACTCAAGGCACAGCGCGAACGGGAAATCCAAGAAGCAAAAGATAAAGAAGCCGCAGCCATTCAACGCAGCCGAATCTTGCAAGAAAAATCAGTTGAAGAAGAAGAAATTCGCAAAAAATTATCTTTGCAACAAAGCCAAATTGATGCTGACATTGCCTTAGAAGAACGCAATAAACATTTAAATGTGTCACAATCACTGCAAAAACAAGAAGCAGAAATTGCGGAAATTTCCCGCAAACAAAAAGTAGAAGCTGGTAGACTCAAAGCCCAAGTAGAGATAGTCGAGTCGGAAAAACTAGCACGAATTGCTCAAGAAGATTTAGAAATTGCGATTTCTGCGAAAAAACGTGAAAGCTTTCTCGCCCAAGCACAACAAGCCACAGCCGAAGCATCAGTTCAGACAGCCGGAGAAATCGAAAAAGCCGAACGTAACAAGCGTTTATCGACAATTGCGGCCGAAAGAGAAGCCCAACAACGCAGCATAAGCGATCGCAACGTTGTCGAAATCGATGCCTTCCGCCGTCGTCGTCAAGCAGAAATCGCTCAAGAAGCCGCAGAATTAGAAGCTGAGGCTATTCGTATCCTCGCAGCCGCTAACCGCGATAAAGTTTTAGCAGAAGCAGAAGCCCTAAAAGTGAAAATAGCCGCCGAAAATACGATTAGTAACGCCAACCTCACAGCCCAAATGCTCACTACAATTTGGCCAGGTTTAGCTGATAAACTTCCGGAAATTCTCACAGCCCTAGCCCCACAACCTGGAGTTTTAGGAGATACTCGGATTTACTCATTCCCTGGTGCCAACGGCAGTAATGGCGCTCAAGATATTAACAAATTAATGCTCTCTACCAGTGGGCTTTCCTTAATCAACACCCTACTTGACGAAGGCAAATTAGGCGAATTAATCGGTCAAGTTAGTCAATTAGTGCGTAGTAATAACCAAGTAATCACTGACACAGACAGTAATCTCTCCTTAATTAACAACTCAATACCAACCCACAGCCAAAGCAACAAAGAAATAGGCTAA